ACTTAATAAAATCCAaagattttgaatgatttatctTTTATTCCTGGGAAAGGATTCGAGGTTCTTGTAGAGTATTATTTTTTGTAGACGTTCTAATTTTGATTCTCAACTAGAAAACACGATTAATATTCTTCCGTTCAAATATTGCGGAAATTTTTGGgcttttaaaataagaaataaaagttCATCAtcgatattttttaaacattgagATTAGAGGATTTTTGTagacattttaaaaattgctttaACAGTAATTTTTTGAACGTTAAACGAATATTTGCAATATTGTGTGAGATTActgcaaaagaattttttttccacctagaaaaaagtttgaaatattTGGAGATAAGTCTTCTTTGTAGACTTTTAGAAaactttggttttttttttactatttcttgttatttccaTTTGTTAAAAATACAATCTGGTAATCATCATAATggtaggaaaatatttttcgtgACTTTTGCcaaatgttttaaatatttgcagACTTTGTAGACTTGTGTAGAGTTTATATAatccttttaacaaaaattaaaagttgcAAAACAAGTTGAGTAAATCTTGTACACTTCACCTAAATGAGCAAATtaagataatacaaataaaaattgtggAAACTTATACAGTTCCTGTTTTCTTATTCGAATAATttggagacaaaatgacagttTACTTCATTAttcggataattttttttcaattctcaaaaataagattttttgtaggatttagatgatttctttttaaagaaggATTAACTTAAAATACGTtactagataatttttttttaataattcttttattaagcaaaaacttcacaaattaatcaagtttttttttacaaaatgaactattcattttaaataaaactgtcaAGATGTAATCCGAATAATTCCGATCTTAATCTGATCTTGAACCATAATATTCTTCATTacgactacagtagactctctctcaattgggcattttgggcaaaatgtcatccggtttatcgatagatttgggcgtcaaagcctttgtacattccacaaaaagcgctcaattataaagaattacgataaagtaagaggaactacagcgaatttgagcaaattagcttcataattaaacttgaaaattgtcaacaaaatttttcgcccaattgaaaaagagccgattgagcgagagtctactgtaattttgatttattctttcttctttattttcttattttcttcttcttatttatttataaattacttagaaattaaacaaattagaaatctctaaagtaatttttgacaaCTATGTATTTGACACATTTTTGCTGGATTTcattttgtagaatttttctTCCTTCAATCGGGCAACCCTTGGAGAGAATTCGCCATTACGAAtagattttacttattttttttctttttttgccaaaaataaagaattaaaaaatatattatattagcCCTTAGTATAGTTGATGTTACGAGGAAAGGATTTAAGATACGTTGCTTTTCTAAATGTACAATAAATGCTTACAGTTTTAAGTTCTTCAGTAATGTCAGGGCTTTtggataattttaaattttcaaggataatgatttttcaaaaataattttcataaatttctagaaaattttTGATCTAGGTAATCTagatatttcttttcttttttgttgaATGGTGCGGAAAGCTCATACAATCTAGAAAGAGATTGGTTTCCAATCCTAAGACAGCGGATCAATATGAAATTCTCAAATCTCTGTGTCTCTGAAATATTCTTTCAAGAACActgtttcaaaagaaaataaaaatttaattttagtttttaaaatagcCAAAAGTGTCTTACTCTCCCATTTCTGTTAAactctttaattaaaaaaaatatctattattCGGAATGGCTTCTCAATTGAATGTCTGTTTACTTCAATAATTTGCTCATTGGGGAGAATggggaaaataaataaaaatgcaaattaactttattcgttttattaaaacaaaatgtTCACTGAAAAActgacaaaatatttattatttgagTCATTGGGAGAGGCCTCCTACATAGATGCTCCCCATCTAAGTTATGCTAATTGCTGATGAATTGAAATCTTTTGCCCATTTGTGATTAGGAGCAATTTTTCTCAACTGGATTTTTATTGAGTGTGATTTATGCCGAATTAAGTGCCTGAAGTCTCATAAACAATTACGCGCATTTTCTCTCCAATTCCAAATCAAGCAAATATTGTGCTTTGGTCTTATTTGTGAGTTCCTTCCATGAGAAGAGAGAGAATTGGCATAAATTTGCATACTGCAAATTTTATTCCACATGCCATTCACAATTGATGCACTTGTGATCTTGGGATggggaggaggaggaggaggagtgAGGAAATGGCTAAATATGTAGGCTATTTAGCTGGCGAGAACAATTGTCCAAATTAACCCTGATGAAACTGTTACGACAAATTGAAGTTAATTTATGGGTGTTCCGGAAATTTATCTGAGGCTCAATTTCTGAGATCAATGTGTCTCTTGTAGGTCCACAGAAGTGGCCAGAGTGGTTCCCTTCGGCATCTGGCCATCGTCAGTCGCCCATAAATATCACAACAACAGCCAGTAAGCAGGACAGTGACCTAAAATCTCAGCCACTGCGATGGAAGTACGTTCCGGACAATACCCGAAGCCTGGTCAATCCTGGCTACTGCTGGCGCGTGGATGTCAATGGGAAGGGATCAGAATTGACTGGAGGACCTCTGGGCACGGACAAATACCTTCTGGAGCAGTTCCACTGTCACTGGGGATGCTCCAACAACAAAGGATCAGAGCACACAGTCGATGGAGTCTCCTACTCCGGGGAATTGCATCTGGTCCATTGGAATTCCACAAAATATCCCTCCTTCGGCGAAGCAGCCAAACAGCCCGATGGTCTGGCTGTTCTGGGCGTCTTTCTCAAAGTAAGTCAAATTTCGCTGAACTCATCCAAAATTTTTTTCCGCGCATTATCGCAATTTCCCCTCAACGGCCTATTAATAAAACAGTCCATGGCTTGAACTTGAGAGAAAATGATAATACCCCGTCCTTCGTTGTgtaatttagcaaaaaaaaaacaactaacaCGTTTTTCAGCCAGTTTCTCGGCTGACTTGAGAAATTGGGAGGGGCTAAAGTGATATGATTCAGTGGGAACATTTTACTTTTGAACTTGATAAGATTATTTGGAAAGGTTCTTCCTGATGCAACAGTCACGCTTTTGGGATGCTCTGAGAGATTTCAGTTGCCATGagaaattttttatgtttcccTATTAATGCCCGAGATTAATGGGATTGATTCTCTTAAAGAGGTTATGaaggaatttgaggttatgagtCACCTAACCTTGAAAAAAAGATCATGTTTCTAAGCAtcattcttttaataattcctaagaaatccgttaaaaaagtgaggttatctTGTACAAAACTATTAATAGGACTGATTCCCTTAAAGAGGTTATgaaaaaatttgaggttatgagtCACCTAACCTTGATAAAAAGATCATGTCTTTAAGTTtcattcttttaataattcctAAGAAATCTgttaaaaagtgaggttatctTGAACAAAAGCATTAATAGGACTGATTTCCTTAAAGAGGTTATGaaagaatttgaggttatgaatgACTTAACCTTGAAAAAGATCTTTTCATATAAGGAttaatttctttctttattCCCAAGAAATAAGTTAGAAATCTTGGATTACGctgaacataaccttcaaaatTGGCATGGTACAaagtttaaaaggaaaaaagggAGGTTTTGTTTACTTGACCTAGATAAGATTATTGGGGAAAGTTGTTCCTTAAGCAGTAGTCACGCTCTTGAGAAGCTTTAAGAGATTTCAGTTGCCATGAGAAATTTTTGGGTTATGAGAAGAATTGGGTTATGAAGGAATTTTAGGTAATGAGTCACCTAACCTCGCTAAAAGATCCTCTCGTAATGcttaattcttttaataattcctAAGAAATCTGTTAAAAAAGAGAGTTTGTCTTGAACTAAACCATTAATAGGATTGGTTCCCTTAAAAAGGTAATaatagaatttgaggttatgaatgatttaaccttgaaaaaaatGATCTTCTCGTAaggattaattttttatttattcccaGGGAATAAGTTAAAAATCTAAGGATATGCTGAACATAACTTTCAAAATTGGCATGGtacaaattttaaaaggaaaaaaagtgaGGTTTTGTTTACTTGACATCGATAAGATTATTGGGGAAAGTGGTTCCTGATGAAGTAGTCACGTTTTTGAGAAACTTTAAGAGATTTCAGTTGCCATGAGAAATATTTGGGATTCCCTATTAATTCCTGGAATTACTAGGATTGATTCTCTTAAAAAGGTTATGAAAGAATTAGAAGCTATGAATTACCtaacattgttaaaaaaaagtcttcatATAATGCTTAATTCTTTCTGataaatcagttaaaaatttGCCAATAACCTTTAAATTTGGCGTGATACAAACTGTGAAAAGAACAAAAGTGAAGTTTTGTTTACGTGAccttgataaaaattatttgaaatgattatTTCTGTCACgcttttggaatattttgagctacagtcgagttcctcaaatttgaacgaccgatggttaaactcaaaatgtaaaatttgaggttatgtgaagaaagttttgggtggagtctgaattagaacaatTTATCTCtgatatttcctcaatattatcgtattatattaacttccgcaacaaattccatttatttcacaataaattaaattgatatattctataaagatatttttcttaatttaggtaaagtgcatttcacatgaattcgttacgtttttgaaaatattgttcaaatttgaggaactctactgtatttcagtTGCCATGAGAAAAGTTTGGAATTCCCAACTGGAAATCACTCGGCCTGGTAATCTTAAAGAGGTTATAATAGTATTTGAGGTTATGACTGCTTTAATCATGCAAAAAAGATCTTCTCTTTAGGATAAATTCTTCCAATAATTCCTTTATAATTTGGGGTTATGTATGATTATAACctaatcttaaaaaaaagatatgatAATTTCAATAATCTCATTAAACCAACAAGTCATTTAAAGTCAGCTCTGGCTTAATTTCCCTCTTTATATTCAGCTAAGAAACTAAAATTCAGTATCAGGATATTTTGAGCATAaccttgaaattttgtacaatgaGAAGCTTAAGAATTCTCCGAAcatgttaaaaattattctgaCAAATTTGTCTTTATGAGAgacaaacaaaattattttgattttttttcatttaactaTGTGTTCTTTTTTATGTATAATTTACGTTTTTGAGGCTAAAATTtgatacaaataaaatttaaattgagtcTTAAATTATTGCTCATGAAAATCCTCTACACAGCAgactaaatatattttgaatttttgaggttacgCTCAATATAACCTAAATATACTCAAAATAACCTATTAGAGCAATAAGAGAATAAAGCCCAGTAcgaactttaaaataaaacaaaagtgTCTCAAATCGCTTTATTTGTCTCTTAAATAGAAcaatttgtgataaaatttgtTTCCACACAAGGAATGCTAGCATTCTTAAGCCTCAAAATGCCTCTAAGATTTTTTAGGTTACGTGAAATGGAtgtaaacataacctaacttcgCTAGCGGAATCCGAGAATAAGGTCcaataagaaattttcaataccACCCTTTTCTAGTTCTtttctacttaaaaaaaaattacaatgctgttatttcataatttgagacacttttgaaaaatttttgaagggGGTCTGATATACTTCAGAGGTTAGGATGTGAAACATTTAGTATTCAAAGTACTTTTTAGATCAGagttattttattctttattaaaTGATTAATATATAAGTTCTGTACAAGACTGAATCAGTGATTGGTCTACAtattaaatgttgtatttttgaggttatgtttaacataacctaaaactatTTAACTTGATCTCTTGATTTGATATAACAAATATAGGAGAATGTGCCATAAAATCAATGAGCCATTGAGAGATATTGGGCAAGGATCCTGCTAATTTGCTAAATAAATCATTcttagaatttgaggttatctaAAATAACTTAACCTCCCAGAATTctctattttaaatttaccatgttttttttttataattcataaATCTTAAATCTCCTTTCAAAATCCTTCCAAACCTCTGCTTCAGAAGATCATAATTTCGTGGAATCACCGCCAGGGGCTCTGTGATAGAAgaatacattttcaaaaattcggtATCGAATGTCTCCAAACCTTTATAAACGATATATCGCATTTCTCTGTCaattaacaattaaaattaGAATGATCATTTTCCTAACTAAATTAAAGGTCTCGTAAAGCGATAGAACTTCTGAAAACATCTGAACTTTGTGTCTAAAGGGGTGCTAAAAACGAGAAATCTgcggtgacatgataacttattttcgatactatcgactgtcgattctgcaaaatttaaacgatagcaggacttcctgtaactaatatagatatttatcaacagtcacattcttttgaAAATGCCATAATGTATTAGCCAACAATGCGTTGAAAGtcaacattcacttaatctaacagatatagatttatcgatactatcgattcgatagtgtcgaaaagttatcgtTTCACCCCTGTATTTACAAATCTATTTCGAATATCTCGAAAGCTTTATTGTCAATttagatgaaattttagtacttTTAGCTGAGTTCTAAACCTTTTTATCGATTTATCGTACCTGAACCGATAAAAggtattcgaaaataaaaattctaatgaTCATTATTCTAGTTCTAATGGCCAGAATTGAATCATTTGGGGctcaaatgaaaggtcttgtGAAATTCTACAAAGATTCAGAATAGAgtggactctcgctcaatcgactctttttcaattggatgaaaaattttgttgacaattttcacgttcaaTTACGAagcaaatttgcaaaaattcgctgtagttcgtCTTATTTCATCATGATTctctataattgagcgctttttgtggaattttgctttgatgcccaaatctatcgataatttggtTGATATATCAAACtttgattttgaatatttcgaaaactacttCATagagttttattaaattttagtatgttgtatctGACCTGTAGGCCTTTCAATCGGAAGGTATCATAAGTGTGTATATGGTTTCCGGCCGGAGCTGTTGAGGATCAAAATTTATAGCTCCTGTACTCACCATAAAGAGCAACTCTCTGAATTTTCCAGACTTGACAATATTTCAAGGGTCAGGAAGATCACCTTGTAAAGAATTCCAGCTTATCTCTCTTCATTCTTTGGGttctttgtcaaaaaaaaatgcatttatcATCTCTCCTCATATTTCTTTATCTCTTTTCTGGGAATCCCTCCGGTTTACCAATCTCCACAGAGAATTTTTCGACCTTGTTTAATTTCTTGGAGATTGCAGAGAGGGCAGAGAGAGTTAATGAATGGTTTCTTTCTCTTCCAGCCTGGGAAGCATCATGCGAATCTGGACAAAATCGTGCAGCTAATGCCCTTCATCACACACAAAGGCGACAGAGTAAGAAGACAATGACAAAAAAAGTGGcttttttttgggaaagaaGTTTTTATTGAGAGTACTTTTTAGGTGACCCTGCCAACTCCATTGGATCCGGGAACTCTTCTGCCGCCCACTTCTCGAGCCTACTGGACGTACTTGGGCTCCCTCACGACTCCTCCGTGCTCAGAATCGGTGATTTGGATCATCTTCAAGGAGCCCATTGAGGTGTCTGAGGAGCAATTGAATGCCTTCCGGAAGCTACGGTGCCACGATGTCTGCGAAGATACTCCACGAGGGGATCCGGCTTCTTCCTTCTCAGACGGTCTCGTGATGAATAACTACCGTCCACCGCTGCCGATGGGCAACAGAGAACTGCGAGAAGTCGGTGGCCACTGAAAAGGGAAGGAGAGAGTCATCCTGAAAAGGGGATGAGATCATGCTCAAAACAAAAAAGCCATAGCTAGAAAGAGTGCTTTCTCGAAACTTTTACTAATGTTGAAGCCGTTTTTTTTTGTCCAGGAAGTAGATGAAGCACATTCTCCGGATTTGGAGGATGTCTGAAGGAGGAGGAGGAACTGCACAAGAGATATTCTGTTTTAATCGAAAAAGCCTTTAGAAGTGCCTAAATTTAGTGAATAGACTTAGTTAAATTGTACCACTGAAAATGTTCTAAATGGGGCACCAGATGCTCTTGCATCTCCTGACCCTTTTgtatttcacttttaatttacTGCAAGTTATATACTGTATAATTGGTGTtggtggaaaatttatttaccatttttttaagGGTTTTAACTAACCTTGAGAAAATTTTAtcatgtgaaaatttgaaatgtttttttgagTAGAAAATAAAACTGTGATCTAAAAGGGTGTTTTAATGGGGCTTCTGGGGGGATTTTCCAGGGGATTGTCTCCTAAATAGGTTTGACAGGGATCTGAGAAAGGTTTTGAGGGAAGAAATCCACTTCCGGACAGAGATTTTTCAGTCTTTTCCCTAAAAAGGATCGAGAAAACCTTCCCGGAATTGATGGGAAATGAGAGTAATCCAGTAAAATGTCAATTTATTTATCCCTCTGGGCGGACTTTTCAGGGAATTGTCCTCTAAATAGCTTTGATAGAGATCTGAGGAAGGTTTTAAAGGAAGAAATCCACTTCCGGACAGagatttttcaggattttttcttaaaatggatTGAGAAAACCTTCCCGGAATTGATGAGAAATGAGAGTGATccagcaaaatttcaatttatttatcgcTCTGGACGGAATTTTCAAGGAATTGTCTTCTAAATAGGTTTGATAGGAATCTGAGGAAGGTTTTGAGGGAAGAAATCCACTTCCGGACAGGGATTTTTGAggatttttccttaaaatggaTTGAGAAAACCTTCCCgcaattatttgaaaataaaatttgatcaggaAGAATATCGATTTATTGGTCCTTATTGATCTGAGGAAGGTTCTCAAGAACAAAATCCACTTCCGACCAAGGGTTTTCTAGTATTCTTCCTTAAAAAGTTCTGTGAAAACCTTCCCGgaattgataagaaataaaattggtcAGGAAAAATGTCGATTTATTTGCCCTTTTGGTGGGGTTTTCTAGAAAATAATCTTCTGAATAGCTTTGACAGGGATATGAGGATGGTTTTTGGTGCTAAAATGCACTTCCGGATAAAGATTTTTCAgtagttttctttaaaaggaTTGAGAAAACCACCCCGGAACTGATTTCTGGAGGGATTTATTGGAAGATTTACTCTCAGGTGCCTTTATTGTCTATCTTAGTAGGATTTTTAGTAATAAAATCCACTTCCGGATTGGTAATTTCCAGAGTTTTCCCTCCGAAAAAGCATGAGGAACCTTCCTGGGATTTTTACGAAATAAAGCGAAATTAAACTGCTATTTCATTGCAACTTCTGGAGGAAATATCCACGAAAATATCTCTCCACtaggtttattaatttttcaagaagctttttcagtgaaaaaatccaCTCCCGGATTGTGAATTTCCAGAGATTTCCCTCC
Above is a window of Phlebotomus papatasi isolate M1 unplaced genomic scaffold, Ppap_2.1 HiC_scaffold_68, whole genome shotgun sequence DNA encoding:
- the LOC129809355 gene encoding carbonic anhydrase 13-like, translated to MSVSWGYTATNGPQKWPEWFPSASGHRQSPINITTTASKQDSDLKSQPLRWKYVPDNTRSLVNPGYCWRVDVNGKGSELTGGPLGTDKYLLEQFHCHWGCSNNKGSEHTVDGVSYSGELHLVHWNSTKYPSFGEAAKQPDGLAVLGVFLKPGKHHANLDKIVQLMPFITHKGDRVTLPTPLDPGTLLPPTSRAYWTYLGSLTTPPCSESVIWIIFKEPIEVSEEQLNAFRKLRCHDVCEDTPRGDPASSFSDGLVMNNYRPPLPMGNRELREVGGH